In Pseudoalteromonas xiamenensis, the following are encoded in one genomic region:
- the smrA gene encoding DNA endonuclease SmrA, translated as MYGDDRFRTFLASMGDVVPLAKDNNVALKQAKHDPTLSQLLRREAAEKELEFDPNYLSTEYVDFLDPHDVLAFKKSGVQDGVYKNLRLAKYQIDATLDLHGKPFREARQTLFEFIRDCHQRNIRVILVRHGKGINSKPFPAVLKSYANKWLQEMPEVLAFHSAMACHGGTGSAYVLLKKSDEKKAENRELHAKR; from the coding sequence TTGTATGGCGATGACCGATTCAGAACTTTTTTAGCTTCGATGGGCGATGTCGTTCCCTTAGCAAAGGACAACAACGTCGCCTTAAAACAAGCAAAGCACGACCCAACCCTATCACAATTGCTAAGACGTGAAGCAGCGGAAAAAGAATTAGAGTTCGATCCTAATTATTTGTCTACTGAATACGTTGACTTTCTCGATCCTCATGACGTTTTGGCCTTCAAAAAATCAGGGGTTCAAGATGGCGTTTATAAAAATTTGCGATTGGCAAAGTATCAAATTGATGCGACGCTGGACTTACATGGCAAACCCTTCCGAGAAGCACGACAAACCCTTTTCGAGTTTATCCGCGATTGCCACCAGCGTAATATTCGCGTTATCCTTGTAAGGCATGGGAAAGGGATCAACAGTAAACCATTTCCAGCTGTGTTAAAAAGCTACGCGAATAAATGGCTTCAGGAAATGCCTGAAGTGCTCGCGTTTCACAGTGCGATGGCCTGCCATGGTGGAACTGGCTCTGCGTATGTTTTACTGAAAAAAAGTGATGAGAAAAAAGCAGAAAACAGAGAGCTTCACGCAAAACGATGA
- a CDS encoding response regulator, whose amino-acid sequence MESQISILIVDDVGTVRSFLHQTLTHLGIDNVREASTATQCVKACEERHFDIVFLDIELPDGDGKDLIARLSEIIPDVNVVMVSAHSTVENVKDAIERGAKGFVVKPFSPKKIAAMLKKFYPDLELA is encoded by the coding sequence ATGGAATCACAAATCTCAATTTTAATTGTTGATGATGTAGGGACAGTGCGCAGTTTTTTACACCAAACGCTCACCCATTTGGGGATTGATAATGTTAGAGAGGCGTCTACGGCGACTCAATGTGTAAAGGCATGCGAAGAAAGGCATTTTGATATAGTGTTTCTTGATATTGAGTTACCTGATGGTGATGGTAAAGATCTGATTGCGCGTCTGAGTGAAATAATTCCAGATGTGAATGTCGTGATGGTGTCAGCTCATTCAACCGTAGAAAATGTAAAAGATGCAATTGAGCGCGGTGCGAAGGGGTTTGTCGTAAAACCATTTTCACCTAAGAAAATAGCGGCAATGCTAAAGAAATTCTATCCAGACCTTGAATTAGCGTAA
- the rpsT gene encoding 30S ribosomal protein S20 codes for MANIKSAKKRAVTSEKSRKHNASRRSMMRTFTKKVIAAIQAGDKEAATQALAVATPILDRYASKGLIHKNKAARHKSRLVAKIKAL; via the coding sequence TTGGCTAACATCAAGTCTGCAAAAAAACGCGCTGTAACTAGCGAAAAAAGCCGCAAGCACAACGCAAGCCGTCGTTCAATGATGCGTACTTTCACTAAGAAAGTAATCGCTGCTATCCAAGCTGGCGATAAAGAAGCTGCAACTCAAGCACTAGCTGTAGCTACGCCAATCCTTGACCGTTACGCGTCAAAAGGTCTTATTCACAAAAACAAAGCTGCTCGTCACAAGAGCCGTCTAGTTGCTAAAATCAAAGCACTATAA
- the murJ gene encoding murein biosynthesis integral membrane protein MurJ produces the protein MAKGLFRSGMIVSAMTMISRVMGLVRDSVVANILGAGAAADVFLFANRIPNFLRRLFAEGAFAQAFVPVLAEIKEQHGDDKVRLFVAQAAGTLGTILMLVTLLGVIGSPIVAALFGTGWFIDWWQGGEDAYRFELASSLLKLTFPYLFFISLVALSGAVLNVYNRFAAAAFTPVLLNISIILCAIYLHDKFEVSAYALALGVFIGGVVQFLFQLPFLAKLGMLKMPTFAWRSPEITKVRKLMIPALFGVSISQINLLLDTVIASLLEKGSIAWLYYSDRLIEFPLGLFGIGIATVILPTLSKLHANAKLEDFQHTLDWGVRFVLLLGFPAMLGLSVISPLIITVLFDHGAFSASDVDNVRAVSLGVMAYSAGLVSFMLIKVLAPGFYSRQDTKTPVKIGIKMLVLNMVFNLMLAPFIGYLGLALATSLSATCNAWLLYRHLKKQNVYTLSHFSVWFTAKCVVASVVMAFVVMQVSQAFSWQTWALAEQIGLLCGVLMVAGIVYFSILFILGIRLKTIKDVSNSTL, from the coding sequence GTGGCCAAAGGCTTATTTCGTTCTGGGATGATTGTGAGCGCGATGACAATGATATCGCGCGTGATGGGGCTAGTGCGCGACTCCGTGGTTGCGAATATTTTAGGTGCGGGGGCGGCGGCGGACGTCTTTCTATTTGCTAACCGAATTCCTAATTTTTTGCGCCGTTTGTTTGCTGAGGGCGCATTTGCACAAGCATTTGTACCCGTACTGGCGGAAATAAAAGAACAACATGGTGATGACAAAGTTCGTCTCTTCGTTGCTCAAGCTGCGGGAACATTGGGCACAATTTTAATGTTGGTTACGTTGCTCGGTGTTATTGGTTCCCCCATAGTTGCTGCACTATTTGGAACTGGGTGGTTTATTGATTGGTGGCAAGGCGGGGAAGATGCTTATCGGTTTGAATTAGCCTCGAGTCTATTGAAACTCACGTTTCCTTATCTTTTTTTCATCAGTTTAGTCGCACTCAGTGGTGCGGTACTGAATGTTTACAATCGCTTCGCCGCTGCTGCATTTACGCCCGTGCTTTTAAATATCTCAATCATATTGTGTGCAATTTATTTGCACGATAAGTTTGAAGTGAGTGCCTACGCGCTTGCATTAGGGGTGTTTATTGGCGGAGTGGTTCAATTTTTGTTCCAATTACCGTTTTTGGCGAAGCTGGGTATGCTAAAAATGCCAACCTTTGCATGGCGCTCACCTGAAATCACAAAAGTCCGTAAGCTGATGATCCCTGCGCTATTTGGTGTATCTATTAGTCAAATCAACTTGTTATTAGATACTGTCATTGCGTCACTTTTGGAAAAAGGCTCTATTGCTTGGTTGTATTATTCCGATAGGTTGATTGAGTTTCCACTTGGATTATTTGGTATCGGTATTGCGACCGTTATTTTACCGACGCTATCAAAATTGCATGCAAATGCGAAACTTGAGGATTTCCAACACACGTTGGACTGGGGGGTTCGCTTTGTTTTATTGCTCGGCTTTCCGGCGATGTTAGGGTTGTCGGTTATTAGCCCTCTCATTATTACCGTGCTTTTCGATCATGGTGCGTTTAGTGCCTCTGATGTCGACAACGTTCGAGCGGTATCGCTCGGCGTGATGGCCTATTCGGCAGGTTTGGTCAGTTTCATGCTTATCAAAGTATTGGCGCCTGGCTTTTATTCACGTCAGGACACCAAGACCCCGGTAAAAATCGGCATCAAGATGTTGGTGTTGAATATGGTGTTTAATTTAATGCTCGCCCCATTCATTGGTTATCTGGGTTTAGCTTTAGCAACATCGCTATCAGCAACGTGCAATGCTTGGTTATTGTATCGTCATTTGAAAAAACAAAACGTCTACACGTTGTCTCATTTTAGCGTGTGGTTCACGGCAAAATGCGTGGTCGCCAGTGTTGTGATGGCGTTCGTGGTCATGCAAGTGTCACAGGCTTTTTCATGGCAAACTTGGGCTTTGGCTGAGCAGATTGGTTTACTGTGTGGTGTGTTAATGGTGGCTGGCATTGTTTACTTCAGTATTCTCTTTATATTAGGCATTCGACTTAAAACCATCAAAGACGTGTCAAATTCTACCCTGTAG
- the fkpB gene encoding FKBP-type peptidyl-prolyl cis-trans isomerase, giving the protein MSEQVIGANSEVVFHFSVKLSDGSAADSTKVHDKPAKLVMGDGSLTANFEKCLLGLKQGDNKSFELQPQDAFGMPNPDNIYYVDRSKFSVEVEPKVGAIIAFTQPDGTDLPGIVRDVAGDSVTVDFNHPLAGQVVTFEVDILEVKN; this is encoded by the coding sequence ATGAGTGAGCAAGTGATCGGCGCAAACTCGGAAGTTGTATTTCATTTCTCAGTTAAACTATCGGACGGTTCGGCCGCGGATTCTACCAAAGTCCATGATAAGCCTGCTAAGTTGGTCATGGGGGACGGCAGCTTAACCGCAAACTTTGAAAAGTGTTTACTCGGTTTAAAACAAGGTGACAATAAGTCATTCGAACTTCAGCCTCAAGACGCGTTTGGCATGCCAAATCCAGACAATATTTACTACGTTGACCGCAGTAAATTTAGCGTTGAAGTTGAACCAAAAGTCGGAGCTATCATTGCTTTTACTCAGCCTGATGGCACTGATTTACCGGGTATTGTTCGTGATGTTGCTGGTGACTCTGTAACGGTTGACTTTAACCACCCGCTTGCAGGCCAAGTCGTGACTTTTGAAGTCGACATTTTAGAGGTCAAAAATTAA
- the ispH gene encoding 4-hydroxy-3-methylbut-2-enyl diphosphate reductase, translating into MDILLANPRGFCAGVDRAISIVERALDLFEKPIYVRHEVVHNKYVVEGLRNRGAVFVEELHQVPDDSIVIFSAHGVSQAVRSEAKRRELKVFDATCPLVTKVHMEVTRASRKGTECVLIGHHGHPEVEGTMGQYDNPKGGIYLVETPDDVAKLEVKDADNLFYCSQTTLSVDDTSEVIDALRAKYPNIHGPRKDDICYATQNRQDAVRDLAEKVELILVVGAKNSSNSNRLRELAEKMGTKAHLIDDASCLDRQWFDGVQKVGVTAGASAPEVLVQNVITRLKEFGGQTVFENPGEKENIVFAVPVELR; encoded by the coding sequence ATGGATATTTTGTTGGCCAACCCTCGTGGTTTTTGCGCTGGCGTCGATCGTGCAATCAGCATCGTAGAACGTGCATTAGATTTGTTTGAAAAACCAATCTACGTAAGACATGAAGTGGTTCATAACAAATACGTTGTTGAAGGCCTTCGCAATCGTGGAGCGGTTTTCGTCGAAGAGTTACACCAAGTACCAGATGATAGTATCGTTATCTTCAGTGCGCACGGCGTGTCTCAGGCAGTACGAAGTGAAGCAAAACGTCGTGAGTTGAAAGTGTTCGATGCGACCTGTCCGCTTGTCACAAAAGTCCATATGGAAGTGACACGAGCCAGCCGTAAAGGGACGGAATGCGTGCTTATCGGGCACCATGGTCATCCTGAGGTTGAAGGCACAATGGGGCAATATGACAACCCGAAAGGGGGAATATACCTCGTTGAAACGCCAGACGACGTTGCGAAACTTGAAGTAAAAGACGCAGATAACTTGTTTTACTGTAGTCAAACCACGTTATCGGTCGATGATACTTCAGAAGTGATAGATGCATTGCGTGCTAAATATCCAAATATCCATGGACCGCGTAAAGACGATATTTGTTATGCAACACAAAATCGTCAAGACGCTGTACGTGATTTAGCTGAAAAAGTAGAACTAATACTAGTTGTAGGTGCTAAAAACAGCTCAAACTCAAACCGTTTACGCGAACTGGCTGAAAAAATGGGCACAAAAGCGCACCTAATTGACGATGCCAGCTGCTTAGACCGTCAGTGGTTTGATGGTGTACAGAAAGTTGGTGTTACCGCCGGCGCATCCGCACCAGAAGTGTTGGTACAAAATGTTATCACCCGTTTGAAAGAATTCGGTGGTCAAACAGTATTTGAAAACCCTGGCGAGAAAGAGAACATCGTGTTCGCCGTGCCAGTGGAACTTCGTTAG